Proteins from one Nicotiana tabacum cultivar K326 chromosome 23, ASM71507v2, whole genome shotgun sequence genomic window:
- the LOC107775204 gene encoding putative late blight resistance protein homolog R1A-3 — MAIKRRFNGEIRTCGMHDLLREFCLIEAKMTKFMHMERDELPVPTLPKEKHIVRRFSFQTEHHSVDACRKLLPPVARSIYVFSTSMETFLPFYEFLDSLLGIARITRRHYILRDFFSRFKLLRVLAIFNKVERFRTFPLEITKLFHLRYLQVFFSGDIPESISELQNLQTLINHGGKGRLLTTSPGKIWVMNNLRHIHLVFEINIIL, encoded by the coding sequence ATGGCTATAAAAAGGAGATTCAACGGTGAAATAAGAACATGTGGAATGCATGATCTACTGCGTGAATTCTGTTTGATAGAAGCTAAAATGACAAAGTTTATGCATATGGAGAGGGATGAGCTACCCGTCCCTACTCTTCCAAAAGAAAAGCACATTGTCCGTCGCTTCAGTTTTCAAACCGAACACCATTCAGTTGATGCTTGTCGTAAGCTATTACCCCCTGTTGCCAGATCTATCTATGTATTTTCTACATCAATGGAAACTTTTTTACCCTTTTACGAGTTTCTTGACAGCCTTCTGGGCATTGCACGCATAACCCGGCGTCATTATATATTACGTGATTTTTTCTCCCGTTTCAAGCTTCTCAGGGTGTTGGCGATCTTCAATAAAGTTGAAAGGTTCCGTACATTTCCACTCGAGATCACAAAGTTATTTCATTTGAGATATCTCCAAGTTTTTTTTTCAGGCGATATTCCTGAATCAATCTCAGAGCTTCAGAATTTGCAAACTCTAATTAATCATGGGGGAAAAGGTAGACTTCTTACAACTTCACCAGGGAAGATATGGGTGATGAATAACTTGAGGCATATACATTTAGTATTCGAGATCAACATCATCTTGTGA